Proteins encoded together in one Streptomyces roseifaciens window:
- a CDS encoding Rrf2 family transcriptional regulator, with protein MAANSRLTVAVHVLTWMALVKGRGRDVVTSDQIADSVNTNPVVIRRSLGELRRAGLVEALHGAGAGWRLLHEADAITLLDVYRAVETEPLFALHRAEPNQKCPIGAGIRPALEEVYDGAEAAVRGALGGTSIADVLRGTLAGRAG; from the coding sequence ATGGCCGCGAACAGCAGGCTCACCGTGGCCGTCCACGTGCTGACCTGGATGGCACTCGTGAAGGGCCGCGGCCGGGACGTGGTGACGTCGGATCAGATCGCCGACAGCGTCAACACCAACCCGGTGGTCATCCGGCGGAGCCTGGGCGAGCTGCGCAGGGCCGGCCTGGTGGAGGCCCTGCACGGGGCCGGCGCGGGCTGGCGGCTGCTGCACGAGGCGGACGCCATCACCCTGCTGGACGTCTACCGGGCGGTGGAGACCGAGCCCTTGTTCGCCCTCCACCGGGCGGAGCCCAACCAGAAGTGCCCGATCGGCGCGGGCATCCGGCCGGCCCTGGAAGAGGTCTACGACGGGGCCGAGGCGGCCGTGCGCGGCGCCCTCGGCGGCACCTCGATCGCCGACGTCCTGCGGGGCACGCTGGCCGGCCGGGCCGGCTGA